The following coding sequences lie in one Portunus trituberculatus isolate SZX2019 chromosome 26, ASM1759143v1, whole genome shotgun sequence genomic window:
- the LOC123509332 gene encoding uncharacterized protein LOC123509332 encodes MTHCPAPHAAREAGSAGRVLESIPGIPTASGIGIGDSQNSDSCPPLLTLVGVDENEARSVAQDGSESSSTSDTTPATSFSLHATTDPSSLRSPVAVCVLALGVTCSNGGNSNGKLDAQHSTAQHSGEIGGELTIQRPDSTAVMSLVYLALSSLTTPTTNPSASATVSRSGKDSALHRAL; translated from the exons ATGACGCACTGTCCCGCGCCCCACGCCGCCCGGGAGGCAGGCTCTGCTGGCAGAGTGTTGGAATCGATTCCAGGGATTCCAACAGCCTCTGGAATCGGAATCGGCGATTCCCAAAATAGCGATTCTTGCCCACCCCTACTGACACtggtggg ggtaGACGAGAACGAAGCAAGATCAGTAGCTCAGGATGGCAGTGAGAGCAGTAGTACTTCAGACACCACGCCTGCTACATCTTTCAGTCtccacgccaccaccgacccctcgagtcTACGCAGCCCAGTGGCCGTGTGTGTCTTGGCGTTGGGCGTGACGTGCAGCAACGGTGGTAATAGCAACGGGAAGCTTgatgcacagcacagcacagcacagcacagcggagAGATTGGTggt gagttgacgatccaaaggcctgactccacaGCGGTAATGAGCCTTGTGTACCTTGCACTGTCTTCACTGACAACGCCCACTACTAACCCCTCTGCCTCCGCCACCGTTTCAAGATCAGGGAAGGACTCTGCCTTGCATCGCGCACTGTGA
- the LOC123509053 gene encoding uncharacterized protein LOC123509053 isoform X2 has protein sequence MVIALFVVWCSLCSLQELPIQRPDPEEILRHLYHQDQDQDRGGPPTGAAATTTLSCGRGWQGRAGTHPLHRPTQIEGRHIQEVDTAGKEEKRTSTLAEQRTRRSKELPLQHLHLPLMATGIRVLFNDFRGPWRSWRTVSSAWGHVACVAGVNVTGGLAGVMGGLARVAGVVVVVVWWWCPWVPLR, from the exons atggtgattgccctctttgttgtctggtgttctttatgttccctacaggagctgccgatacaaaggcctgacccagaagaaattctgcgtcacctgtaccatcaagatcaagatcaagaccgAGGCGGCCCTCCCACCGGCGCTGCCGCCACAACCACCCTCTCTTGTGGCAGGGGCTGGCAGGGACGCGCTGGGACGCATCCTCTTCACCGACCCACACAAATAGAAGGACGCCATATACAAGAGGTGGACACagcgggaaaagaagaaaaaagaacttcaACATTAGCGGaacaaagaacgagaagaagtaAGGAGCTTCCGTTGCAACATCTACATCTACCACTAATGGCCACCGGGATACGTGTCTTATTTAATGATTTCCGAGGCCCCTGGCGGTCATGGAGGACGGTGAGCAGTGCCTG GGGTCATGTTGCTTGTGTGGCCGGTGTGAATGTGACCGGGGGCTTGGCAGGGGTGATGGGAGGCTTGGCAAgggtggcaggggtggtggtggtggtggtgtggtggtggtgtccttgGGTTCCCTTGAGGTAG
- the LOC123509053 gene encoding uncharacterized protein LOC123509053 isoform X3: MVIALFVVWCSLCSLQELPIQRPDPEEILRHLYHQDQDQDRGGPPTGAAATTTLSCGRGWQGRAGTHPLHRPTQIEGRHIQEVDTAGKEEKRTSTLAEQRTRRRVMLLVWPV, from the exons atggtgattgccctctttgttgtctggtgttctttatgttccctacaggagctgccgatacaaaggcctgacccagaagaaattctgcgtcacctgtaccatcaagatcaagatcaagaccgAGGCGGCCCTCCCACCGGCGCTGCCGCCACAACCACCCTCTCTTGTGGCAGGGGCTGGCAGGGACGCGCTGGGACGCATCCTCTTCACCGACCCACACAAATAGAAGGACGCCATATACAAGAGGTGGACACagcgggaaaagaagaaaaaagaacttcaACATTAGCGGaacaaagaacgagaagaa GGGTCATGTTGCTTGTGTGGCCGGTGTGA
- the LOC123509053 gene encoding uncharacterized protein LOC123509053 isoform X1, which yields MVIALFVVWCSLCSLQELPIQRPDPEEILRHLYHQDQDQDRGGPPTGAAATTTLSCGRGWQGRAGTHPLHRPTQIEGRHIQEVDTAGKEEKRTSTLAEQRTRRSKELPLQHLHLPLMATGIRVLFNDFRGPWRSWRTGSCCLCGRCECDRGLGRGDGRLGKGGRGGGGGGVVVVSLGSLEVVYTEYLSVYSFAWPTY from the exons atggtgattgccctctttgttgtctggtgttctttatgttccctacaggagctgccgatacaaaggcctgacccagaagaaattctgcgtcacctgtaccatcaagatcaagatcaagaccgAGGCGGCCCTCCCACCGGCGCTGCCGCCACAACCACCCTCTCTTGTGGCAGGGGCTGGCAGGGACGCGCTGGGACGCATCCTCTTCACCGACCCACACAAATAGAAGGACGCCATATACAAGAGGTGGACACagcgggaaaagaagaaaaaagaacttcaACATTAGCGGaacaaagaacgagaagaagtaAGGAGCTTCCGTTGCAACATCTACATCTACCACTAATGGCCACCGGGATACGTGTCTTATTTAATGATTTCCGAGGCCCCTGGCGGTCATGGAGGACG GGGTCATGTTGCTTGTGTGGCCGGTGTGAATGTGACCGGGGGCTTGGCAGGGGTGATGGGAGGCTTGGCAAgggtggcaggggtggtggtggtggtggtgtggtggtggtgtccttgGGTTCCCTTGAGGTAGTGTACACAGAATACTTGTCAGTGTACTCGTTTGCATGGCCAACTTATTAA